The Bacteroidota bacterium DNA segment GTTAATAGGGAAAAAGACAAGAGGGTGAGTTAAATAGATTGAATAACAATGCTCACCAAGCCAGTTAAAAACTGTGTGAAGTGAACCGGACATTTCAAAATTTACTAAATAATATGCAAATGTGAACATGCAGATTAAAGAGGTCAGAGTAAAGCGGTCCCACCCAAAAAGCATCGAAAAATTATTAACCTCAGGAGTGTAAAAACAAAATACTAAGACACAAAAAAGGCAAATAATTAAAAATAATTTTCGCAAGGAAATAACAGGTCTAACAAATCCGATGATAAATCCGAAGACAAAAACAAAAACATGGTTATAGGGAACGATGTACAATGACCATGCACTTGCATCCTCTTTTATTTTAAAAAAATTCAAAAAAATAAAGCAGATAAAAGATAGAAAAAGAATAATGAATCTAAGGATAAGTGATTTTTTCGTAAAAACAAAAACTAATAGTGGAAATAAAATATAGAAACATATTTCATTTCCTATTGACCACCCACCAATTGGGATATAAGAACTTGGCGAAAACACCCCAAATAAAAGTGTAGTATTTAATAAAAACTCCATTGCATCAAAATTGAACTGCCCCCCTGCAACTTTAAAATTAATAAACTGAAGTGCAATTGTGAGAATAACCACACTAAAATATAAAGGGAAAATTCTAAAAAACCTTTTTATATAGAAACTACTATAGTTAAAGTCATTTGCGCTACCATAAACCAAGCTCAGACTCAACCCACTAAGTATATAAAATATAATAACGGCGTAAACGCCGAGCTTAGCAATTACACTTGTAGTAGAAATAGGAATGTTTAACCACATTGAGTAATGATAAATCATTACAAACAAAGCCATTAATCCACGAAGATAATCTAAAGAATAGTAGCGACTATTTAATCTATTCACTTTGGTCTCGCTTAGAATAACTTTTAAAAATTACTAACAGAAAACATAAAAAATATGAGATCAAGCCTACTCCTTCAAAGAAAATTAAGGGAATGGAACTAGCAAAGAAAAAAGCATTTCTAGCTCTAAAATTTTTACTATACAACGGTGCCACGACTATAAAAAAAAGTATAAAAATCAGAAAGACATATAGTGAAAACCTAAAATTTTGACCATTGTAAAATGAAACATAAATGGTGCTCCTTTCAATTACACTGCCATTCTGGCTAGCACCTTGCTCGGATATCATATACTCAATTTTATGAAGTAAAGAACCCAAAAACCCAAACATCATAAAAGATATGACAACAAAAAATTTAGGATAGAAAGATTTAATATAAAAAATCGATGAAATTACCGCGAGCAACCAACCCAATACAATCCCTGAGCTTAAATTAGCTAAAAGCGCTGAAAACCCAATCAAATAATAACGTTTGGTTTGATAAAACAAGCAGTAGTATAAATATATTATTGATAGCATCCCAAGGACTGTCCTATAGCTGAATGCTAAAGGAAGGAAGATAGCGATCAATCCTAAATTCCTAAAAACTTTATTTTGACAAGCCAGTAATGGTATTAAGTATAGTATGAAAAATAAAGCGTCAAAAAACGGTGGTAATCCTAGTAAATAACTAATGAAGAAAGGTGCAACAATTAAAAGCCGAAGTACATGAATTAAAAATAAAGGACTATATGCTGAACCGTTAGCAAAATTATCAGAAACATAAATAACTTGAGAAAAAAAACCGTCATCCATGTCACCGGA contains these protein-coding regions:
- a CDS encoding acyltransferase; its protein translation is MNRLNSRYYSLDYLRGLMALFVMIYHYSMWLNIPISTTSVIAKLGVYAVIIFYILSGLSLSLVYGSANDFNYSSFYIKRFFRIFPLYFSVVILTIALQFINFKVAGGQFNFDAMEFLLNTTLLFGVFSPSSYIPIGGWSIGNEICFYILFPLLVFVFTKKSLILRFIILFLSFICFIFLNFFKIKEDASAWSLYIVPYNHVFVFVFGFIIGFVRPVISLRKLFLIICLFCVLVFCFYTPEVNNFSMLFGWDRFTLTSLICMFTFAYYLVNFEMSGSLHTVFNWLGEHCYSIYLTHPLVFFPIN